One genomic segment of Chloroflexota bacterium includes these proteins:
- a CDS encoding TIGR03960 family B12-binding radical SAM protein, with translation MPVTASLSPQIIQSRLARILPTVTRPGRYTGGEHNQVVKDWARIATKVAFVFPDIYDLGMSNLGLAILYDQVNRRPDALAERAYAPWPDMEAAMRAAGIPLYSLETKHPLADFDIIGFTLPSETLYTNVLTVLDLAGIPLLSEERTAEHPLVIAGGHATFNPEPMAAFIDAFAIGEGEEVIHDIIETYQAWQRAGTGRDDLLDRLSRLWGVYVPSRYRARYDEEGNFQGTEPVAEGVPRQVLKRIVPELPPPPTRLVVPYIDTVHNRLAIEIMRGCTRGCRYCQAGMVTRPIRERTVEEIVTAIEEGLAATGFDEVGLLSLSSTDYSHALELVQEVNRRFSHRGISISLPSSRIETFTVELMDSLELTRRSGFTLAPEAGSERLRNIINKPIPTDHLLEIAGEIYSRGWTRIKLYFMIGLPHETLEDVQAIADLAHAVLREGRKRIGRRAQVHVGVSTFVPKVNTPFQWSPADTEESIRAKQRLLRRALRGRGFKLSLNHPHETLLEAWLSRGDRRMSEVIYRAWQRGAKFDAWREHFIYEHWLEAFREVGLSPWEVVHRPIPLDAPLPWEHINPVVSKRFLALDYHWSEEGRTRDDCRNQCYACGILPTFNDIRRAHPGDVWKCPEVKPRRNAETTFVT, from the coding sequence TCGGCATGTCCAACCTCGGGCTGGCCATCCTCTACGACCAGGTCAACCGCCGCCCCGACGCCCTCGCCGAGCGCGCCTATGCCCCCTGGCCTGACATGGAAGCCGCCATGCGCGCCGCGGGCATTCCCCTTTACAGCCTGGAAACCAAGCACCCGCTGGCCGATTTCGACATCATCGGCTTCACCCTGCCCTCGGAAACTCTCTACACCAACGTGCTCACCGTGCTGGACCTCGCGGGCATTCCCCTGCTGAGTGAGGAACGCACCGCCGAGCACCCGCTGGTCATCGCGGGCGGGCACGCGACCTTCAACCCCGAACCCATGGCCGCGTTCATCGACGCCTTTGCCATCGGGGAAGGCGAAGAGGTCATCCACGACATCATCGAAACCTACCAGGCCTGGCAACGGGCAGGCACGGGGCGCGACGACCTGCTCGACCGCCTTTCCCGCCTGTGGGGCGTGTACGTGCCTTCCCGCTACCGCGCCCGCTACGACGAGGAAGGCAACTTCCAGGGCACCGAACCCGTGGCCGAGGGCGTGCCGCGGCAGGTGCTCAAGCGCATCGTGCCTGAACTGCCGCCGCCGCCCACCCGCCTCGTCGTGCCTTACATCGACACCGTCCACAACCGGCTGGCCATCGAAATCATGCGCGGCTGCACCCGCGGCTGCCGCTACTGCCAGGCGGGCATGGTTACCCGCCCGATTCGCGAGCGCACTGTGGAAGAAATCGTCACCGCCATCGAAGAAGGGCTTGCCGCCACCGGCTTCGACGAAGTGGGCTTGCTTTCCCTTTCTTCCACCGACTACAGCCACGCGCTGGAACTGGTGCAGGAAGTCAACCGCCGCTTCAGCCATCGCGGCATCAGCATCTCCCTGCCGTCTTCCCGCATCGAAACCTTCACCGTGGAACTGATGGATTCCCTGGAACTCACCCGCCGCAGCGGTTTCACCCTGGCGCCCGAAGCGGGCAGCGAGCGCCTGCGGAACATCATCAACAAGCCCATCCCCACCGACCACCTGCTGGAAATCGCGGGTGAAATTTACAGCCGCGGCTGGACGCGCATCAAACTCTACTTCATGATCGGTCTGCCCCACGAAACGCTGGAAGACGTCCAGGCCATCGCCGACCTGGCGCACGCGGTGCTGCGGGAAGGCCGCAAGCGCATTGGCCGCCGCGCGCAGGTGCACGTTGGCGTGAGCACATTCGTGCCCAAGGTCAACACCCCCTTCCAGTGGTCGCCCGCGGACACCGAAGAAAGCATTCGCGCCAAACAGCGCCTGCTGCGCCGCGCGCTGCGGGGGCGGGGCTTCAAACTCAGCCTCAACCACCCCCACGAAACCCTGCTGGAAGCCTGGCTTTCTCGCGGCGACCGCCGGATGAGTGAAGTCATCTACCGCGCCTGGCAGCGCGGTGCGAAATTCGACGCGTGGCGCGAGCATTTCATTTACGAACACTGGCTGGAAGCCTTTCGCGAGGTCGGGCTCTCGCCGTGGGAAGTCGTCCACCGCCCCATCCCCCTCGACGCCCCCCTGCCGTGGGAACACATTAACCCGGTGGTGAGCAAACGCTTCCTCGCCTTAGACTACCACTGGAGCGAAGAAGGCCGCACCCGCGACGACTGCCGCAACCAATGCTACGCGTGCGGCATTTTGCCGACGTTCAACGACATCCGCCGCGCCCACCCCGGCGACGTGTGGAAATGCCCGGAAGTCAAACCACGGCGGAACGCCGAAACCACTTTTGTCACCTGA
- a CDS encoding calcium-translocating P-type ATPase, SERCA-type → MPSLPPETTPAEETWRALDPNATLRHLATSPEGLTTSEARRRLVRYGPNQLAEAPPPSFWSKLWEQFNNFVVWLLIVAAVVSAALGDWVEAAAIMAIVILNAVLGLVQESRAEQALAKLRQMAAPEAHVIRDGRRQVVPAREVVPGDIVLLEAGNYVPADVRLLESVNLRIDESALTGESSPVTKDATIVIRDNVPVGDQKNMAFMGTVVSYGRGRGVVVSTGMRTQLGMIAQMLHAVEIEPTPLQKRLDELGRTLGWGALAVCGLVFVVGWARGFNPLDMFLIAVSLAIAAVPEGLPAVVTISLALGMREMVKRHALIRRLASVETLGSTTVICSDKTGTLTQNEMTATRLWVDGRTFEITGQGYAPEGEFLLEDKPIEPWKYPALTTALWIAALNNDALLETSGASDMRQTFRVVGDPTEGALVVAAAKAGAFKEALEEDYPRVQEIPFDSARKRMVTIHAIREPHPDDASPFTTEKVSGYAVTVKGAPDVVLGLCSRYQRLDDVSEPLTPAMREAIMRANDELTGQALRVLAVAYKVIPDLPEDLDPDAIESDLIFVGLFGMIDPPRPEVIPALAKAQHAGIRTVMITGDYPNTARAIAERIGLLRPGHKVLTGAQLDALPAEAWPQAVEEADVFARVSPEHKLRLVEALQADGEVVAMTGDGVNDAPAIKKADIGIAMGITGTDVAKETADMVLTDDNYASIVAAIEQGRVIYSNIRKFVYYLLSCNLAEIAVIFLATLAGLPSPLTAIQLLWLNLITDGAPALALGVEKGDPDIMDRPPRPPDEPIINRPMWLGITVQTIAITGVTLGAYAIGLHVHPNQPEFAETMAFATLSFSELLRAFTARSERYPILKIGLFSNRSMNLAFLTSALLLLAVIYVPGLNTVFNAVPLGWTQWRLMLPLLALPAVAAELTKTYLRWREKH, encoded by the coding sequence ATGCCCTCGCTTCCCCCTGAGACGACCCCTGCTGAAGAAACCTGGCGCGCGCTGGACCCCAACGCCACGCTGCGCCACCTCGCGACTTCACCCGAAGGCCTGACCACCAGCGAAGCCCGCCGACGCCTGGTGCGCTACGGCCCCAATCAACTCGCCGAAGCCCCGCCGCCCTCCTTTTGGAGCAAACTCTGGGAGCAGTTCAACAACTTCGTGGTGTGGCTGCTCATCGTGGCCGCGGTGGTTTCCGCAGCCCTGGGCGATTGGGTGGAAGCCGCCGCGATCATGGCCATCGTCATCCTCAACGCCGTGCTGGGGCTGGTGCAGGAATCGCGCGCTGAGCAGGCATTAGCCAAACTGCGCCAAATGGCCGCGCCAGAAGCCCACGTCATCCGCGATGGGCGTCGGCAGGTGGTGCCTGCGCGCGAGGTCGTGCCGGGCGATATCGTATTGCTGGAAGCCGGCAACTACGTGCCTGCCGACGTCCGTTTGCTGGAATCGGTCAATCTGCGCATTGACGAATCCGCGCTCACCGGCGAATCCTCGCCCGTCACCAAAGACGCGACCATCGTCATCCGCGACAACGTGCCCGTGGGCGACCAGAAAAACATGGCCTTCATGGGCACGGTGGTTTCCTATGGCCGAGGCCGCGGCGTGGTGGTCAGCACCGGCATGCGAACCCAACTGGGCATGATTGCCCAAATGCTCCATGCGGTGGAAATCGAACCCACGCCGTTGCAAAAGCGCCTCGACGAGTTGGGGCGCACCCTGGGCTGGGGCGCGCTGGCCGTCTGTGGGCTGGTGTTCGTGGTCGGCTGGGCACGCGGCTTCAACCCGCTGGATATGTTCCTCATTGCCGTCAGCCTGGCAATTGCCGCGGTGCCCGAAGGGCTTCCCGCCGTGGTGACCATCAGCCTGGCGTTGGGGATGCGCGAAATGGTCAAACGCCACGCGCTCATCCGCCGCCTGGCCTCGGTGGAAACCCTCGGCTCTACCACCGTCATCTGCTCCGACAAAACCGGCACCCTCACCCAAAACGAAATGACCGCCACCCGCCTTTGGGTAGACGGCCGCACTTTTGAAATCACTGGCCAGGGCTATGCGCCCGAAGGCGAATTCCTTTTAGAAGACAAGCCCATCGAGCCGTGGAAATACCCGGCGCTGACCACCGCGCTCTGGATTGCCGCGCTGAACAACGACGCCCTGCTGGAAACCTCTGGCGCCTCCGACATGCGCCAGACCTTCCGGGTGGTGGGCGACCCGACGGAAGGCGCGTTAGTGGTCGCGGCGGCCAAGGCCGGGGCTTTCAAAGAAGCCCTGGAAGAGGACTACCCGCGGGTGCAGGAAATCCCCTTCGATTCAGCACGCAAGCGCATGGTCACGATTCATGCCATCCGCGAACCCCACCCCGACGATGCCTCGCCGTTCACCACCGAAAAGGTCAGCGGCTACGCGGTCACCGTCAAAGGCGCGCCCGATGTGGTGCTGGGGCTGTGCAGCCGCTACCAACGGCTGGACGACGTTTCCGAACCCCTCACCCCCGCCATGCGGGAAGCCATCATGCGCGCCAACGACGAACTCACCGGCCAGGCGCTGCGGGTGCTGGCGGTGGCCTACAAAGTCATCCCCGACCTGCCGGAAGACCTCGACCCCGATGCCATCGAAAGCGACCTGATTTTCGTCGGCCTGTTCGGGATGATCGACCCCCCGCGCCCCGAAGTGATTCCCGCGCTGGCGAAGGCGCAACACGCGGGCATCCGCACGGTGATGATCACCGGCGACTACCCCAACACCGCCCGTGCCATCGCCGAGCGCATTGGCCTGTTGCGTCCCGGCCACAAAGTGCTTACCGGCGCACAACTCGATGCCCTCCCCGCCGAAGCCTGGCCGCAAGCCGTGGAAGAGGCCGATGTGTTTGCCCGCGTTTCGCCCGAGCACAAACTGCGCCTGGTAGAAGCACTGCAGGCCGATGGCGAAGTGGTGGCCATGACCGGCGACGGCGTGAACGATGCCCCCGCCATCAAGAAGGCCGACATTGGCATTGCGATGGGCATCACCGGCACCGACGTGGCGAAAGAAACCGCCGACATGGTGCTCACCGACGACAACTACGCCAGCATTGTCGCCGCCATCGAGCAAGGGCGGGTAATTTACAGCAACATCCGCAAATTCGTCTATTACCTGCTTTCCTGCAACCTGGCCGAAATTGCGGTCATCTTCCTGGCCACGCTGGCCGGGCTGCCTTCCCCCCTGACGGCCATTCAACTGCTCTGGCTCAACCTGATCACCGACGGCGCACCAGCCCTGGCCTTAGGCGTGGAAAAAGGCGACCCCGACATCATGGACCGCCCTCCCCGCCCGCCGGATGAGCCCATCATCAACAGGCCCATGTGGCTGGGGATCACCGTTCAAACCATCGCCATCACCGGCGTGACGCTGGGCGCTTATGCCATTGGCTTGCACGTGCACCCCAACCAGCCCGAATTTGCTGAAACGATGGCCTTCGCGACCCTCTCCTTCTCGGAACTGCTGCGAGCCTTCACTGCCCGCTCGGAACGCTACCCCATCCTCAAAATCGGGCTGTTCAGCAACCGCTCGATGAACCTGGCCTTCCTGACCTCGGCGTTGTTGCTGCTGGCGGTGATCTACGTGCCGGGGCTGAACACCGTGTTCAACGCAGTGCCCTTGGGCTGGACGCAGTGGCGGTTGATGCTGCCGCTGCTGGCGCTGCCCGCGGTGGCCGCGGAACTCACCAAAACCTACCTGCGGTGGCGAGAAAAGCATTGA